The Paenibacillus macerans genome includes a window with the following:
- a CDS encoding helix-turn-helix domain-containing protein, producing MEENLGALIRELRISLRMSQHALAEGICTQAFISKVETGMVIPSLEIAFKIGQKLNIPLDYILEKLQYPSFDHYQELNYQINRLLRERNYEEIYELVKAEKKNRQMARNIPFKQLLLWLDGICHYYILKDYEASIALFEQALDLTANPYTHSEREIEIINSMGIIYCEHGNYDDALAMLMKATEYVNKRIVLKEKTLKIKVLYNTVKVLAKLERYEESNCLCDQAVQLCRDYEISYLLGELYYQLGYNHEHLKEWSATLDYFDRSARIFELQQNELFLEQAVKRLKNIQSLNSGG from the coding sequence ATGGAGGAGAACCTTGGGGCATTAATTCGTGAGCTTCGAATATCTTTGCGGATGTCCCAGCATGCATTGGCTGAAGGTATATGCACACAGGCTTTCATCAGCAAAGTCGAGACGGGAATGGTAATCCCTTCGCTGGAGATTGCATTTAAAATTGGCCAGAAACTCAATATTCCGCTCGATTATATATTGGAGAAGCTTCAGTATCCGAGTTTTGATCATTATCAGGAGCTAAACTATCAGATTAACCGGCTGCTTCGCGAGCGTAATTATGAGGAGATTTATGAACTTGTCAAGGCCGAGAAGAAGAACCGTCAAATGGCCCGGAATATCCCGTTCAAACAATTGCTCCTTTGGCTCGACGGGATTTGCCACTATTACATATTAAAGGACTATGAGGCAAGCATTGCACTTTTCGAACAGGCGCTGGACCTGACCGCCAATCCTTACACTCATTCCGAACGGGAAATCGAGATCATTAACAGTATGGGTATCATTTATTGCGAGCACGGCAATTACGATGATGCCTTGGCTATGTTGATGAAAGCAACAGAATATGTAAATAAACGGATAGTGTTGAAGGAGAAGACGTTAAAAATAAAAGTCCTTTACAATACCGTCAAGGTATTGGCCAAACTGGAACGTTATGAAGAATCCAACTGCTTGTGCGATCAGGCCGTACAGTTATGCCGGGATTATGAAATATCTTATTTATTAGGAGAGCTTTACTACCAGTTAGGTTATAACCATGAGCACTTGAAAGAATGGAGCGCGACCCTGGATTACTTCGATAGGAGCGCCCGGATATTTGAGCTTCAGCAAAATGAGCTTTTTCTCGAACAAGCGGTCAAACGATTGAAAAATATTCAGTCCTTAAATAGCGGGGGATAG
- a CDS encoding DUF692 family multinuclear iron-containing protein translates to MFNEIGVGVLIHNSHRYEEYVKQIDDDVDAYEVVMGQFIEEPEELRILKAQLNKPIILHTIALSLGTDAPVDTASISRVNRFLNILDSPWYGDHICFTEVPGNPSNALLPPILTEESLQIFLTRLHETSRLVGKPLVLENTVMHYNPIGTMTYPQYINRILSESDAGLLLSIQNITNSCQRYYPLDHYAFIDSLDLDKVVEIHCTVGSDKKYQEEEHQDLRADQQLHMELIEYLAKTKKVRPKAFIWELEDGLEHFPEADELKEKIQWVKQLFFQ, encoded by the coding sequence ATGTTTAATGAAATCGGTGTAGGCGTGTTGATTCATAACTCGCATCGGTATGAAGAATACGTTAAGCAGATTGACGATGATGTGGATGCCTACGAAGTAGTCATGGGACAATTTATCGAAGAACCCGAAGAACTTCGAATTTTGAAAGCGCAGCTTAATAAGCCGATTATTCTGCATACTATCGCTCTTTCGCTTGGTACGGATGCCCCCGTGGATACGGCCAGTATAAGTAGAGTCAACCGCTTTTTGAACATACTTGATTCTCCCTGGTACGGGGATCACATCTGCTTCACTGAGGTGCCCGGAAATCCATCCAATGCGCTGCTTCCACCTATCTTGACAGAGGAGTCGCTGCAAATCTTCCTAACGCGGCTGCATGAAACTTCCCGGCTCGTCGGCAAGCCGCTCGTTCTTGAAAATACTGTTATGCATTACAATCCCATCGGTACAATGACCTATCCGCAATATATTAACCGAATTCTCAGCGAATCTGACGCCGGTCTGCTGCTAAGCATTCAGAATATCACCAACTCGTGTCAGCGTTACTATCCGCTTGACCACTATGCCTTTATTGACAGTCTGGATTTGGACAAAGTTGTGGAAATTCATTGTACGGTCGGCAGCGATAAGAAATATCAAGAAGAAGAACATCAGGATCTGAGAGCAGATCAGCAGCTCCACATGGAACTCATTGAATACTTGGCCAAGACAAAAAAAGTACGGCCCAAAGCTTTCATTTGGGAATTGGAAGACGGGCTTGAGCATTTTCCGGAAGCAGATGAACTTAAGGAAAAAATTCAATGGGTCAAACAACTATTTTTTCAATGA
- the asnB gene encoding asparagine synthase (glutamine-hydrolyzing) yields MCGIAGFTILEQDDPYTSVSQLHRMTGSLFHRGPNAEGLYLDERIALGSRRLSLVDISNGSQPFYNENRTVVVIYNGEIYNAPALRKMLANKGHKLYSACDGEIIPHLYEEYSTDFMSRLDGMFAIALWDTTCKRFILTVDQAGIKPLYYTQKEKRLIFASELKALFSIGGARPPIDPVSMLSYLKYKFIPAPCTPYTGIQKMMPGQTLVWEDNRLVADRGSIPIGHSDGGDLTELLETAIKTTTMSDKRVGCLLSGGLDSSIVAAVIANELPNAPIFGVGYPGRLEADETYFAAKLCKELGMDYCQVCVGPADVPANLDEIVWHLDEPNQDPITVPYFLLLRQVKESVSVVLTGDGSDEFFGGYQRFAVWDAESSSNLDAYGNELFLFRLEELRQDFTEAYRDAFERLASEQSFPQIHSLQSCMAWERQYRLPAYHLNRVDKLSMAWGVEARVPFLRPTVTNYALRLSAHELRNQQTEKVKLKEAFRGRLPAWLLERKKQPFTFPISHWLRTELQEWSKETLLYSASPVHAFVDRTYVACLIDQHHAAQADHSHKIWSLLVMDAYLKQN; encoded by the coding sequence ATGTGCGGTATAGCGGGATTCACCATCCTTGAACAAGATGACCCATATACAAGCGTCTCCCAATTGCACCGAATGACGGGGAGCTTGTTTCATCGAGGCCCCAACGCCGAAGGCCTGTACCTGGATGAGCGTATAGCATTAGGCAGCAGAAGATTAAGCCTTGTGGACATCTCCAACGGATCACAGCCTTTTTATAATGAAAACCGGACCGTTGTAGTCATCTATAACGGTGAAATATACAATGCCCCTGCCCTTCGAAAGATGCTGGCAAACAAAGGGCATAAACTGTACTCCGCTTGCGATGGCGAAATCATCCCCCATCTGTATGAAGAGTACAGTACCGATTTCATGTCCCGGCTGGACGGCATGTTTGCGATTGCCCTCTGGGATACGACATGCAAACGATTCATTCTTACCGTCGATCAAGCAGGAATCAAGCCTCTTTATTATACACAAAAAGAAAAACGTCTTATCTTTGCTTCTGAATTGAAAGCCCTGTTCAGCATTGGCGGCGCTCGCCCCCCCATCGACCCCGTCTCCATGCTGAGTTATTTAAAATATAAATTCATTCCTGCCCCGTGTACACCCTATACAGGCATCCAAAAAATGATGCCCGGCCAGACCCTTGTATGGGAGGACAACAGGCTTGTTGCTGATCGCGGCAGCATACCAATCGGTCATTCAGACGGAGGCGATCTTACGGAATTGTTGGAGACTGCGATCAAGACCACCACCATGTCGGACAAACGCGTCGGCTGCTTGCTAAGCGGCGGCCTGGACTCCAGCATTGTAGCCGCTGTAATCGCAAATGAACTACCGAATGCTCCTATCTTCGGCGTCGGGTATCCCGGTCGGCTGGAGGCAGATGAAACGTATTTTGCCGCGAAATTATGCAAGGAGCTTGGTATGGATTACTGTCAGGTTTGCGTCGGGCCGGCAGATGTTCCCGCGAACCTTGATGAAATTGTATGGCATCTGGACGAGCCTAATCAGGATCCTATTACCGTCCCTTATTTCCTGCTGCTGCGGCAAGTCAAAGAATCGGTTTCTGTTGTGCTGACCGGCGATGGCTCGGATGAATTTTTTGGAGGGTACCAGCGTTTTGCCGTCTGGGATGCGGAAAGCTCCTCCAATCTTGACGCCTACGGAAACGAGTTGTTCTTATTCCGTCTTGAGGAACTGCGGCAAGACTTCACGGAAGCTTATCGCGACGCTTTTGAGCGTCTGGCATCCGAGCAATCCTTCCCGCAAATCCATAGTCTTCAGTCCTGTATGGCATGGGAGAGACAATACCGCCTCCCAGCGTACCATCTAAATCGAGTTGACAAGCTGTCTATGGCTTGGGGCGTCGAAGCCCGCGTCCCCTTTCTTAGGCCAACCGTTACTAATTACGCGCTGCGATTAAGCGCCCATGAGCTTCGGAATCAGCAAACCGAGAAGGTAAAGCTAAAGGAGGCCTTTCGTGGCAGACTGCCTGCCTGGCTCTTAGAACGCAAAAAGCAGCCCTTCACTTTCCCTATCTCCCATTGGCTTCGTACCGAACTGCAGGAATGGAGTAAAGAGACGCTGCTATACAGCGCCTCCCCCGTTCACGCATTTGTCGACCGGACCTATGTAGCCTGCTTAATCGATCAACATCACGCCGCGCAGGCCGATCATAGTCATAAAATCTGGTCATTACTGGTGATGGATGCTTACTTAAAGCAAAACTGA
- a CDS encoding acyl-CoA dehydrogenase family protein: protein MNSIKRSWFKEQLAQIIEEDIRPEAAAVDEHARFPVQALAALKRGGLLGLLVPEPYGGLGGSITEFTYAVEQIARACSSTAAVFFFHGQFVRRLEDFGNAEQQAKYFPRLADGYLGASSWSELQAGAGKNNLSTTARLQGSRLLINGSKAFCTSAGEADVYSVLVKFEGEDGPQTSFVLVEKEDLNVSFGQSWNGMGIRGSSTREIICAELSLPHDRILSAVGDGHRIMEQNKKNAIHPGIIGLGVARAALGAFLTEIQERPQLWGYQNTRMTVSDIATSVDALEALTYLAARSADDRKAQSAFQAMQAKTLAAQVCVEAADKLLHLAGARAYTKGHALERLCRDAKAIGLMGPTTEIAKEYIAQILLEEMQNDNRLRPCFI, encoded by the coding sequence TTGAACTCGATAAAAAGGTCGTGGTTTAAAGAACAGTTGGCACAGATCATAGAGGAAGACATCCGGCCGGAAGCCGCCGCAGTCGATGAACATGCGAGGTTCCCAGTACAAGCGCTCGCAGCGCTAAAACGCGGCGGTTTATTGGGACTGCTCGTCCCCGAACCGTACGGAGGTCTGGGCGGCAGCATTACCGAGTTCACATATGCGGTCGAGCAGATCGCGCGGGCGTGCAGTTCAACTGCCGCCGTCTTCTTCTTCCACGGCCAGTTCGTGCGGAGGCTAGAAGACTTTGGGAACGCTGAACAGCAGGCAAAGTACTTCCCGCGGCTCGCCGATGGTTACCTCGGGGCTTCGTCTTGGAGCGAACTGCAGGCAGGTGCCGGCAAGAACAACCTGAGCACAACCGCCCGTTTACAAGGGTCCCGCCTGCTCATTAACGGAAGCAAGGCATTTTGCACCAGTGCCGGAGAAGCTGATGTCTATTCAGTTCTGGTTAAATTCGAAGGCGAGGACGGGCCGCAAACTTCATTTGTCCTGGTCGAGAAAGAAGACCTCAACGTATCGTTCGGGCAATCGTGGAACGGAATGGGGATTCGCGGTTCATCGACCCGGGAAATCATATGCGCGGAATTGTCGCTTCCCCATGATCGCATCTTGAGCGCTGTTGGCGATGGGCACCGGATTATGGAACAAAACAAAAAAAATGCGATTCATCCAGGCATTATCGGTTTGGGCGTCGCACGTGCAGCTTTAGGCGCCTTCTTGACGGAAATTCAAGAAAGGCCTCAACTGTGGGGCTATCAAAATACACGCATGACCGTAAGCGATATCGCCACCTCTGTCGATGCGCTGGAAGCACTTACCTACCTTGCCGCTAGATCGGCTGATGACAGGAAAGCTCAGTCCGCTTTTCAAGCCATGCAGGCCAAGACGCTTGCCGCACAAGTCTGCGTGGAAGCAGCCGATAAACTGCTTCACTTGGCCGGTGCCCGGGCGTACACCAAGGGACATGCGCTTGAGCGATTATGCAGAGACGCCAAAGCCATCGGTCTTATGGGTCCGACCACCGAGATTGCTAAGGAATATATTGCCCAAATTTTACTGGAGGAGATGCAGAATGACAATCGCCTGCGACCTTGTTTTATTTAA
- a CDS encoding dihydroorotase → MTIACDLVLFNCTAFVPEPLPEAYIGIRNGTIAYVGTQKPDGTAETAFIDMQRRFVLPGLIDSHVHFRTPGLDHKEDYRHGSMAALAGGVTTVLDMPNTKPEISTRAALQEKEQTVQKLSYVHYGHHFLLTRRNLEEIKCLQAGDVASVKVFMAGHETAEHTVYDYNYLLEAAGILAAKGMLMTVHAEYEPLLKRTASMAPSGYEEDRRRDAAIRAVEMMIGISRQTGCQIHIVHTSTEEEASLIIAAKSKGIPVTCEVIPPHLVFTNEDLLRKGWDFKLSPPLRTRRDAACLWEHLITGYIDTIGSDHAPHTRTEKNSSSPPAGMPGVQEMVSVIFSGFIDRGLNPEQAAALIAKYLSQRPAELFHIPGKGRLAQGFDADLTVLEPFATFVMTDEKAFSKCKWSIYTGQSLRGEVQMVFLNGTVVYANNVIQTEQPTGRKITLESRRCTV, encoded by the coding sequence ATGACAATCGCCTGCGACCTTGTTTTATTTAATTGCACAGCCTTTGTGCCCGAGCCGCTGCCCGAAGCCTACATCGGCATAAGGAACGGAACCATTGCTTACGTAGGAACTCAGAAACCCGACGGAACCGCAGAAACTGCGTTTATAGATATGCAACGGCGCTTCGTGCTGCCGGGTTTGATTGATTCGCATGTCCACTTCCGCACGCCCGGGCTCGATCATAAGGAAGACTATCGGCATGGCTCCATGGCAGCGCTGGCCGGCGGGGTAACAACTGTTCTGGATATGCCCAATACAAAACCCGAGATCAGTACCCGTGCCGCATTGCAGGAGAAAGAACAAACCGTTCAAAAACTTTCTTACGTGCATTATGGTCACCATTTCCTACTAACCAGGCGCAACCTAGAAGAGATTAAGTGCTTGCAGGCCGGTGACGTCGCTTCGGTTAAAGTTTTTATGGCAGGGCATGAAACGGCGGAACACACGGTTTACGATTACAACTATTTATTAGAAGCGGCCGGTATTCTGGCGGCTAAAGGCATGTTGATGACCGTGCATGCAGAGTATGAGCCCTTGCTCAAGCGGACAGCATCCATGGCTCCCAGCGGATATGAGGAAGACCGCAGGCGGGATGCCGCGATTCGTGCCGTGGAGATGATGATCGGTATCAGTCGGCAGACAGGATGCCAGATTCATATCGTCCATACTTCCACTGAGGAAGAAGCTTCGCTAATTATAGCGGCCAAATCGAAAGGGATTCCGGTCACCTGCGAAGTCATTCCGCCCCACCTTGTCTTTACGAATGAAGATCTGCTCCGCAAAGGATGGGATTTTAAGCTGTCTCCACCACTAAGGACTAGACGGGATGCAGCCTGCCTGTGGGAACATCTCATAACCGGATATATCGATACCATCGGTTCAGACCATGCGCCTCACACAAGAACTGAGAAGAACAGTTCTTCTCCCCCTGCAGGCATGCCTGGCGTTCAAGAGATGGTATCTGTTATTTTTTCCGGTTTCATAGATAGAGGTCTTAATCCTGAGCAAGCTGCCGCCCTGATTGCGAAGTATCTGTCTCAGCGTCCGGCCGAGCTATTTCACATTCCAGGCAAAGGCAGACTAGCCCAGGGATTCGATGCCGATCTGACCGTGTTGGAACCCTTCGCAACCTTCGTGATGACCGATGAGAAAGCTTTTTCCAAGTGCAAATGGAGTATATATACGGGACAATCTTTACGAGGAGAGGTTCAGATGGTCTTCCTTAACGGCACCGTGGTCTATGCCAACAACGTTATACAAACGGAACAGCCTACAGGCCGCAAAATCACTTTGGAATCGAGGAGATGCACCGTATGA
- a CDS encoding M3 family oligoendopeptidase yields MKQATLSPIVYHWDLSPLYKNRGAWSEDLAEVKQLAQKLLHFRGISTLTVAALESALQLQSRIFMLLDKLYIYPKLRLDLDYQDEEARQMCDMASHASRRILSDIAFLADELRSLDESLLTKTSADSLANYRRLLQEFKRFGPHMLDADQEDILAQLHQITGHVYQTYRILREQETVYPDITDASGENIVLLDNNYPLLMEHPDRNVRKQAYYGVMSALHQKRETFASLLKTYALQLSLNAGFRRHESSFAAALFEEEIHPEIYGYLINAVHLHLNTLHHYINLRKKLLGVTQLGSYDLLAPLPAQSEPVVGVQEGLALIESSLAPLGEEYYDYLAYLIGVNCIDFYPDSRKTDGAYTWNVYDVYPYILLNYNNNTDSLFGLVHELGHAVHYMFTNRHQPYIYADCPVFLSEIVSNVNECLLIRHLLEHAEDSSSRLYYLSYYIEMFRSTVFRQSLLAEFEHFIYSTLDAEQPLNASLLCETYKSLTRSYYGDGLLVEDLQGSEWIRASHLYKNFYMFKYPVGYLIALQIVQNIHEQGARYAEKYTRMLKAGNAAPAVDLLRTIDIDVDDPNLYGSGLRIFESLITNLEEACYA; encoded by the coding sequence ATGAAACAAGCCACCCTTTCTCCCATCGTCTATCATTGGGACCTCTCACCGCTTTATAAAAACCGGGGCGCGTGGTCGGAAGACTTGGCGGAAGTAAAGCAGCTTGCCCAGAAATTACTTCACTTCCGGGGTATCTCTACATTGACCGTTGCAGCGCTCGAATCAGCACTGCAGCTGCAGAGCCGTATTTTTATGCTGCTGGATAAACTGTATATTTATCCGAAGCTCAGGCTCGATCTCGATTATCAGGATGAGGAGGCCCGGCAAATGTGTGATATGGCGAGTCACGCCAGCCGTCGCATTCTAAGCGATATCGCTTTTTTAGCCGATGAACTGCGAAGCTTGGACGAATCCTTATTAACAAAAACATCCGCTGATTCCTTAGCAAACTACCGCCGGCTGCTGCAAGAATTTAAACGCTTCGGGCCTCATATGCTGGATGCAGATCAGGAGGATATCCTAGCCCAGTTGCATCAGATTACGGGACATGTGTATCAAACGTATAGGATATTAAGGGAACAGGAGACCGTCTATCCTGATATCACCGATGCCTCGGGAGAAAATATAGTACTTCTAGACAATAATTACCCCTTGCTAATGGAGCATCCGGACCGCAATGTCAGGAAACAAGCTTATTATGGGGTTATGTCCGCCTTGCATCAAAAGCGCGAAACATTTGCCAGTCTGCTGAAAACCTATGCTCTGCAGCTAAGTCTAAATGCCGGATTTCGCCGGCACGAATCTTCCTTTGCAGCCGCTCTCTTCGAGGAGGAAATACATCCAGAGATTTACGGATATTTAATAAACGCCGTTCACCTGCATCTCAATACCCTTCACCATTACATAAATTTGCGGAAGAAGCTTCTGGGCGTAACACAGCTGGGTTCCTACGACTTGCTTGCACCTTTACCCGCGCAGAGCGAACCGGTTGTCGGGGTACAGGAGGGACTGGCGCTTATCGAAAGTTCCCTTGCACCTTTAGGCGAGGAATATTACGATTATCTTGCCTACCTTATCGGCGTCAATTGCATCGACTTCTATCCGGATTCCCGTAAAACGGACGGAGCCTACACCTGGAATGTTTATGATGTTTATCCCTATATATTGTTGAATTACAATAACAACACAGACAGCCTTTTTGGCCTTGTTCACGAGTTGGGCCATGCCGTCCACTATATGTTCACGAACCGGCACCAGCCATACATTTACGCCGACTGCCCGGTTTTCCTGTCCGAGATTGTGTCAAATGTGAACGAATGTCTGCTCATCCGTCACCTCCTTGAGCATGCTGAGGACAGCTCAAGCCGCTTGTATTATTTGAGCTACTATATAGAAATGTTTAGGAGTACGGTATTCAGACAATCGCTGCTCGCCGAATTCGAGCACTTCATCTACAGCACATTGGACGCGGAGCAGCCGCTGAACGCTTCCTTGTTGTGCGAAACCTACAAATCGCTCACTCGTTCTTATTATGGCGACGGATTGCTGGTTGAAGATCTGCAAGGCTCGGAGTGGATCAGAGCCTCGCATCTCTATAAAAATTTTTATATGTTCAAATATCCCGTCGGTTATCTGATTGCCCTTCAAATCGTCCAGAACATTCATGAGCAAGGCGCTCGTTACGCAGAAAAGTATACACGTATGTTGAAAGCGGGAAACGCTGCGCCTGCAGTTGACTTACTGCGGACCATCGATATCGATGTTGATGACCCGAACCTGTACGGCAGCGGCTTAAGAATATTCGAAAGCTTAATCACAAATCTAGAGGAGGCTTGCTATGCCTAG
- a CDS encoding MFS transporter, with translation MPRKKSLLRDNRSFRNLWLAQTGSTIGDWFNQVALAQTTLALTNSAAGMGLVLLCRSFPGFILGPLISPLVDHLPKKKIMIATDLLRALFALSFIAAIAADQSFFLYAGAFLLGLSGVMFNPASQAYLPHIVKQEELAEANAISSTTSGFVSVISTILGGIVSALVSPVLCFAINSASYLWSALCVSKLTSTSSTQSARKSFSYFRSLSEGFKEVKQNTVARMIIIIGISWGLAGGGYYILIPLIGDSLIGLEGFGIGLLYAVDGLGVITGSLLVKSYIKHRITRMNLAYGIAYVTQAVFFAGIALSANIYWAALMLLCMRVSSGIIIPLDTSLMQMNTPPDVRGRVFALHGSTYSGFMQLSYVTSSLLFVNMGIPFTGVLIGSISFLCGLYWLVGMRKQQTSGLSTTLTKGEKV, from the coding sequence ATGCCTAGAAAAAAAAGTCTGCTTAGAGACAACCGCAGCTTTAGAAACTTATGGCTTGCGCAGACCGGAAGCACGATAGGCGACTGGTTCAACCAAGTCGCGCTTGCGCAGACCACCCTGGCGCTCACCAACTCGGCGGCCGGCATGGGGCTTGTACTGCTCTGCCGGTCATTTCCCGGGTTTATTCTGGGCCCCTTGATCAGCCCGCTTGTCGATCATCTTCCCAAAAAGAAGATTATGATCGCAACCGATCTGTTACGGGCGCTGTTTGCTTTAAGCTTCATTGCCGCCATTGCTGCGGATCAGAGTTTCTTCCTCTATGCAGGCGCCTTTCTTCTAGGGTTGAGCGGGGTTATGTTCAATCCTGCCTCGCAAGCTTACTTGCCGCACATTGTCAAACAGGAAGAACTCGCGGAAGCTAACGCCATCAGTTCTACGACTTCCGGCTTTGTAAGTGTAATCAGTACCATACTAGGCGGTATCGTATCAGCTTTAGTCAGCCCTGTGCTCTGTTTTGCCATTAACTCTGCTTCCTATCTATGGTCTGCACTCTGTGTCTCCAAACTGACTTCCACATCCAGCACCCAGTCAGCGCGTAAATCCTTCAGTTATTTCCGCTCGCTATCCGAAGGGTTCAAGGAGGTCAAGCAAAATACCGTCGCCCGCATGATTATCATTATCGGTATCAGTTGGGGACTTGCCGGCGGCGGATATTATATTCTTATTCCACTAATCGGCGATTCATTAATCGGGTTAGAGGGATTCGGGATTGGCTTACTCTATGCCGTCGACGGCCTAGGAGTGATTACAGGCTCACTACTGGTCAAATCCTACATTAAACACCGTATTACAAGAATGAACCTCGCTTATGGCATCGCTTATGTCACGCAAGCGGTCTTTTTTGCCGGAATCGCGTTATCGGCCAATATTTATTGGGCAGCCTTAATGCTGCTTTGCATGCGGGTCAGTTCCGGAATCATCATCCCGCTCGATACATCTCTGATGCAGATGAATACGCCGCCGGATGTCCGAGGCCGCGTATTCGCCCTGCACGGATCCACATACAGCGGTTTCATGCAGCTGTCTTACGTGACCTCCAGCCTGTTGTTCGTCAATATGGGCATCCCGTTCACGGGAGTATTGATCGGTTCCATCTCGTTTCTCTGCGGTCTTTACTGGCTGGTCGGTATGCGCAAACAGCAGACTTCGGGATTATCCACGACGTTAACCAAAGGAGAAAAAGTATGA
- a CDS encoding VOC family protein, with product MIECIDHIAIKVSNLLASIHFYRKFGFEDIERVYFNHRQISMLEHKEGGTPKIELIQTDQEEPPEGRDSHHLAFLTRDLPETISHLKQQDIVIEKSMIRTGFNGTRFIFIYGPDREVIQIVESTANE from the coding sequence ATGATCGAATGCATAGATCACATTGCCATAAAGGTCTCAAATCTGCTAGCGTCTATTCATTTTTATAGAAAGTTTGGATTCGAGGATATCGAACGCGTCTACTTCAATCACAGGCAAATCTCCATGTTGGAGCATAAAGAGGGGGGAACACCCAAGATCGAATTGATTCAAACGGATCAAGAGGAGCCCCCGGAAGGTCGCGATTCGCATCATCTTGCCTTCCTGACCCGCGATTTACCGGAAACGATCAGCCACTTGAAGCAGCAAGACATCGTCATTGAGAAGTCAATGATCCGTACGGGCTTTAATGGCACTCGGTTTATCTTTATTTATGGCCCCGATCGCGAGGTCATACAAATCGTCGAATCAACCGCAAATGAGTAA
- a CDS encoding YitT family protein produces MKKRMADIATIIVGAFLFALAVNLFVIPNEFGEGGVTGVTIILYYLFQWSPSIVNIVINGLLLTVGYKFLDRQTTVYTVIAIAFNSLFLHLTESWRINSHELTINAVFAGVLVGVGIGLIVRAGGTTAGTVILARIANKYLDWNISYALLFFDLIVAFSSYFIIGAEKLMLTIVSLYVGTKVMDFLIEGLNPKKAVTIISEKQNDIAEMVITQMDRGVTVLSGHGYYTKNPKEVLYIVISKQEVSTLKKIVKSIDKAAFLTIHDVRDVFGEGFLDISK; encoded by the coding sequence ATGAAAAAGAGAATGGCGGATATCGCTACTATAATTGTGGGTGCCTTTTTATTTGCGTTGGCCGTCAATTTGTTTGTCATCCCGAATGAGTTTGGCGAGGGGGGCGTTACAGGGGTCACCATTATTTTGTACTACTTGTTTCAGTGGTCGCCTTCCATCGTCAATATCGTGATCAATGGCCTGCTGCTGACTGTCGGCTACAAATTTCTGGATCGGCAAACAACGGTGTATACCGTGATTGCGATCGCTTTTAACTCGCTGTTTCTGCATTTGACGGAAAGCTGGAGGATCAATTCGCATGAGCTGACCATTAATGCGGTCTTCGCCGGCGTGCTGGTGGGGGTCGGAATCGGCCTGATCGTGCGGGCCGGGGGAACGACGGCGGGAACGGTGATTTTAGCCCGGATCGCCAATAAATATCTCGACTGGAATATCAGCTATGCGCTGTTGTTTTTCGATTTGATCGTGGCCTTTTCCTCCTATTTTATCATCGGGGCGGAGAAGCTGATGCTGACCATCGTCAGTTTGTATGTGGGGACGAAGGTGATGGACTTCCTGATTGAGGGGCTGAATCCCAAAAAGGCCGTTACGATCATCTCGGAGAAGCAAAACGACATCGCCGAAATGGTCATTACCCAAATGGACCGCGGCGTTACGGTGCTGTCCGGCCATGGCTACTATACAAAAAATCCGAAGGAAGTCCTGTACATCGTCATCAGCAAGCAAGAGGTATCCACACTTAAAAAGATTGTCAAATCCATCGACAAAGCCGCGTTTCTCACCATCCACGATGTGCGGGATGTGTTTGGCGAGGGGTTTTTGGATATTTCGAAGTGA